GCCGGTGAGCCAACCGTAGTGGTCGACACCACCCTGATAGACGTAGGGCAGTACCGCATAGGCACCGCCGAAGGTCACGAATGCCGCCTTGGTGAAGAACCAGCCCATCTGGGTCAGGGGACCCTGCCAGCCATAGCTCAGATAGAGGTAGCCCTCCAGCAGCGTCCAGATGGCCACCCCGGTGGCCCCGTGGATGATGGCGGCCCGCCAGGTGAATCGGCCCCAGGGTGGCGCCGGCGTGTGGTCGTCGATGAGCGCCGGCCCGAAGGTTCTGCCTGACGCGCCATGACTACCGCCCACTTCGAACTTTGCGGGTGCGACGCGGCCGCCGATGTAACCCATCAGGCCGGCACCCAGGACGATATAGGGGAAGGGGACATGCAGGGCGAAGATGGCCACGAAGGCCATGGCGGCCATGGACCATAACACCCCGTTGTGCAGTGCCCGCGAGCCGATCCGGTAGGCGGCGAATACGACGATGGCCGTCACCGCCGGTTTGATGCCGTACAGTACGCCGGCCACCACGGGCAAATCGCCGTAGGCCAAGTAGATCCAGGTCAGCACCATCAGTATCGCCAGGGATGGCAGCACGAACAGCACACCAGCCATGACCCCGCCGAGGGTGCCGTGCATCAGCCAGCCGATATAGGTGGCTAATTGCTGGGCCTCGGGACCGGGTAGCACCATAGTGTAATTGAGGGCGTGGAGGAAGCGGTGTTCGCTGATCCAACGGCGGCGTTCCACGAGTTCGGTATGCATCATGGAGATCTGACCCGCCGGTCCGCCGAAGCTGATGAAGCCGAGCTTCAGCCAGTATAGAAATGCCTCGCGCCAGGAGACGGGGGTGGGCGAGGGGCGCTCCGCCTCCAGTGGTTCAGGATTGGCTGACATGGGATGTTTCTCGGTCAGGATCGCATCAGGTGGAGCCGGGCCCTCAGGGCTCTGGCCCCGAGAAACGGCGATGCAGGGCGTCGAGGACCGGCGTCGTGGCGTCCAGCAGGATGTCATCGTCCGCTGCACTTTCACGCAGTCCGGCCAGTATGGCCTCGAATCCCGCGGCCTCCGCCACGGCTTCGCCACCCACATCGAGGTAGTGGACCAGGCGCCCGAGTTGGGTCAGTCCGGGATCCGTATCCAGCTCGAAGCTCGACAGCAACACCTCGAAGGTCACCCGGGGACCGATGTGGGTAAAGGCCGCGCCGTCGAAATCAAACCCCACGGCTTCGCCGGGACAATCCTCGGGCCGACCCAGCCACAGGAAACGGGCCTCGCTATCGATAAAGCGGCGGATCAACCAGGCGCTCGCCACACGATCGACCCAAAGATGGCGGCGAGTCGCCCATAGGAGACCTCGATATCGTTGTCGGTCCACTCGCCCCACATCCCCCTCGGCCGTGCTCGGTTCCCGGGGTGAAAAGCGGCTGTTGATGCGGTCAGTCAGCTCCGCCAACGCCTGCGTTGTCCGCGCGCTGGTCTCGTCGGGGAAAAAATCGGTGAGCACGATGGACTTGAGTTCCTGTTCCATCCGGCGCAGCCGCCGCCGCGCCGCGGCCTCGTCCAGTCGGGGCAGCTCCGAACCGAGGGCCGCCATGTGCGCCTGAAGCTCCAGATAGCCCTCCCTACGGTTGAAGGAGGACCGTATCCGCTCCTCGAGCCCTGCCCGCTGCACGGGCAACTCGAACAGCCATGTTGTCCCACCATCTCCTTCGACCTGTTCGCCAATCGCTTCCAGCTTCGTGCGGTTGGCCGCCGTCGCGGGTAATAGCGTGACCCCGTCGCGTAGGGAGGTCGCACCCAGCTCCTTCAGCGACCGCCAGAGACGCACCCGGGGTGTGCTCTGGGTGCGCCGGAGCAGACTGGTCGTGAAGACCAGCCATCGGGTAGGGCGGTCGTCATGCATTTGAAACGGACGTTACTATATGGAAACAGCCATTACAAACGCTTCAGCGCGACCGTTTTCACCGGGTGAATGGGTCACGGGTTTCATCGGCGGTTACTCCATCTACCATCTACGACCAGGCCCATCCCTGGCTGGTCTCCCTGTTGGAGGCCGCCTGCGCACAGATGGTCAGGAGCGCGACCGTTACAACGGCGAGCCCGAGTGCCGAGAGTGAAGGCGGCGAGACAAGGAAGATACGGCCAGCGTGTCGGCCCCGACCTTGGTCTACTTCCGCCCATCACCCCTGGGAGTCCAGCCGTGCTGATCGTGCCATGGCGACCCTTGATAGGATTGACCGCGGTTTTGCTGCCACATGGGTGGGCTGTCCCGGTAGCCGCCCCTGGACATGTCGTTACGGCGCCGTTGCCACAGGGGTGGTCCCGGCTGGAGTCGATGGGGGTTTCAAGCGTGGGACATTTGGATCAGTTTGTGGGGGTGATGGACTTGCTGGAGCGGCGGCTGATCTCCACCCAGCGCTCGTAGATCTCATCGCTCCAGCGGGACTGGACCCAGGCCAGGATGGCGTCGACGTCGCGATCCGAGAGTCGGTCGGCAAAGCCCGGCATGACGCCCCCCAGGCGCTCGCCCCCCTGCTTGATTGTGCGCTGGAGGATGAACAGGGGGTGGTGCCAGGTGTGGGCGCTGCCGTCCAGGGGCGGTGGCGGGTACTTGCCGTCCGGGCCCGGCTTGCGCCAGTCCGGGGTGCCCGAGGCATCCGGCCGGTGGCAGGAGGCGCAGTGTTGCTGATAGAGAGGGCCGCCGCGGGCCACCTGCTGCGGGGTATACCAGCGCTCGGCCGCCGGGGCCGGCACGGCGCCGGCGATGGTCAGGGCCGCCGCCACTGCCAAAGGTGTTGCGTGTCTCATGGCATGCCTCCTCAGAACCAGGCCCGGAAGCCCACCACCACCTGGGCGTCGCTGGTGTC
The Gammaproteobacteria bacterium DNA segment above includes these coding regions:
- a CDS encoding cytochrome c, which produces MRHATPLAVAAALTIAGAVPAPAAERWYTPQQVARGGPLYQQHCASCHRPDASGTPDWRKPGPDGKYPPPPLDGSAHTWHHPLFILQRTIKQGGERLGGVMPGFADRLSDRDVDAILAWVQSRWSDEIYERWVEISRRSSKSITPTN
- the chrA gene encoding chromate efflux transporter, which gives rise to MSANPEPLEAERPSPTPVSWREAFLYWLKLGFISFGGPAGQISMMHTELVERRRWISEHRFLHALNYTMVLPGPEAQQLATYIGWLMHGTLGGVMAGVLFVLPSLAILMVLTWIYLAYGDLPVVAGVLYGIKPAVTAIVVFAAYRIGSRALHNGVLWSMAAMAFVAIFALHVPFPYIVLGAGLMGYIGGRVAPAKFEVGGSHGASGRTFGPALIDDHTPAPPWGRFTWRAAIIHGATGVAIWTLLEGYLYLSYGWQGPLTQMGWFFTKAAFVTFGGAYAVLPYVYQGGVDHYGWLTGVQMIDGLALGETTPGPLIMVVAFVGFVGAWTKEIFGPDSLALAGIVGAIVATVFTFLPSFLFILIGAPAVEATRHDVKFTAPLTGITAAVVGVVLNLAVFFAWHVLWPDATGTAPFSGRFEWFSLLITIGAFIALWRYKASIISVIATCAAVGLVYSLLF
- a CDS encoding chromate resistance protein; this translates as MHDDRPTRWLVFTTSLLRRTQSTPRVRLWRSLKELGATSLRDGVTLLPATAANRTKLEAIGEQVEGDGGTTWLFELPVQRAGLEERIRSSFNRREGYLELQAHMAALGSELPRLDEAAARRRLRRMEQELKSIVLTDFFPDETSARTTQALAELTDRINSRFSPREPSTAEGDVGRVDRQRYRGLLWATRRHLWVDRVASAWLIRRFIDSEARFLWLGRPEDCPGEAVGFDFDGAAFTHIGPRVTFEVLLSSFELDTDPGLTQLGRLVHYLDVGGEAVAEAAGFEAILAGLRESAADDDILLDATTPVLDALHRRFSGPEP